The DNA sequence TAATGAGTTATTCTGATTTATTTCTTTTTTCGTTATGGATATGCCTTAGAAAGCTGCAATTACATTCTGATTTTAGTTCCTTCTAAGTCAGTATCTTGAACCCCATAGAACTGTGAACTCAATGTAAGTATGGTCTGCGGCAAGTTCGGTTATGGAATTATCCAATATATATACTGAAAGGGAAATGGATAAAATAAAATCAAGGACGAATGTATGCGTGTTTATTGAATATCCAAGAAAATGAAAGgaggtttattttattttcctaaaagaaaagaaggtaaCTGTTAGCACAAACACCAGTTCTCTATAATaggattatttaataaattatgttCCTAGAAGTAAACTGGTTTTACAGGAACTAAGCAAAGAAATAACAAATTAGTCATCTGAAAATTCAGAGGCTCAAGAACATACAACTCTATAAGTCGGAATTTATGTTCCATTACATTTAAGTAGTGAGAGTAACATTAACAGACAAAAAGAAATCTACTACCTCCGAGTAGTGAGAGTGATGTTGAGCAGAGAACACTACAGGAAGAAGTCATTAATATTTCAATACCGCAAGGTAATGAAGATAATATTAGTAGTACTTCATCATAGTGGGAGAATAGTAAGGGAAATCATAGTTTGGTATGTACTTTTAGGAGAATTTCATAACAAGATCCCTAAAGAGCTTAATATCAAACTAGTTAGTTACGACAAAGCACTACTAGACAAAGATTGAATTTGAAAATAACTTGGCAAGTTCCTTTTAGCAGAAGCTTATTGGCAGAGATTTTTAATAGTCATGCAAAAGGATAGCTGTGAAAGTTATAGATGCATGGTTATGaatctaagtgggagattgtaagggcatatactattaaccatgcatTTAGATATAGAACATTTTAATGCTTCATTATCATAGTTAAAAgcctaagtgggagattgttgggatatatactattaccCATGGATTTGGtttggatatagtatttattatggaataattatttattcaattttaataaagttttaaatagatcatatgttCGTTTGTGTCCTTTACTTATATAGTAGATAATTttgtgtatagagtttagcttataaaCGGAAGATTAAAtaatcggttcttataagtataaagattatgttcacaatctaatgatgaaaTTGGACAAATCATCaggaatgattgtagcacaagattaaatataatttatcttgattatgaaaATAGTTTAATTCTGACTTCTTGTACTAgtatattttgtatgtattgaacggaccaagtagggataagtattttataatgacttaataaaataacttcTCTAGCCATTAAACGTACTTATACTTTTAatcttaatattattattattaattttgtatattatttattgttttgatttattaaaaggcgagattcttttgtgggtcaatatgcttggtaaattggacaatgatgatatacattggcaaagtaatagttagttgatggaatccatgtctcggtctagagattggtgatacacctttatgaaagtttataagtttttaTGTGTAAACCTTGTAGGTGGATTTTATATCTGTCACGTGAAATAAGTTAAGTGAAAGTCTAAGGaaataatcaatgaattaaattgtcagtaatttaatttatttgattagtatctgaatcttaacaggGGAAGTTAAATATGGTTTAATggaagaatttcgaaattgaactgaggagtgcagttacgaatttttagtataataattcgtaatttattatggtagtattAATTCGAATATTTGAAATTAAGTCCTTCTCGTTAATTAAATATTGTGGTCCCTGTTGTGCCTGAATAATTAGGAATTAAATGGAATTCTATTTCTTGGTGGAAAAGGAAGACCCAATAGGTTTAGGAAAAAGGTTTTAAACCCTAAAACATGTGGCTATATAAAGGGATCTTATTCCATAAGGAGGCTATGGTTTTTACTACATGGTTTTCCTAGGAGAAACTCGCTCACACGAGTTTCGCTAATTACGGGCATTATTCGGGTCACACAGCAGAAGACTGTGGAACTGGAGGATGATCTCGTGGACGGTTTTCGCTCGTACTTGAAAGCTCTTTTCGCGATTGCAGTCGCTCTTCAAAAGATAAATATCGATTTTATGTTTGATTAAAATAGATGATTATATGTTGTCTATATTATATGCAAGTGATCCTGGCTATTTGTTTCCACTGTAATTTTCAAACAAGCCTTACGGGGAAGACCTAAGACTATATATCTCGCTGGTAAAATAAAATCATCTTAGATATTTGATCAACTTCATCCATTTGGTATTTCAAAAAGGTTTCAATCTTCTTGACCAGCCGATTCAAGCTTTTGTCGAGCAAGATTATTACACAATAGAATAAAACATATGAAACATTTTTGACTGAGATCACGTCTGATATTACTTAGCAGAGTTCTGGTATATTATTACTCGTTAAATTGTTGTAGCAGTGCACATCAGTGCCGCCAACTATATATACCTAGGGGCAGAGGCGGGTAGCAGGGCACATGAGCGAACTGATCAATCAGTGAACTTTTGATCTTAAGAATTCCAAGTAAAATATATGACCgtttcaatatatatatacttacatATTTAGAATTTTTGCCGAAGTTAACGGGGTCTGGTGACCCCTCTTCGACAAGCATAGGCCTGGCTCTGCCTAGGGTCTATAGGAGTATATAAAGTATAATTCGTCCCTTTTTTAGtctaataaattaaatatttatcaataaaagtaTATCCACTAATTAATCAGGATATTATAATCCCGTTATTATATTAATCTCGGAATACCTTTTTCccaaccaaacaaccccttaaCAATTTTGCTACTTGAAAAGTTGATCATTTCATGCGTTATTTCACGAAGATGATAGAGATGTTTGTGTTTTCTCCGGGAAATGGAAAAACACAGTAACACACTATAGAAAATGTGAAACACGTTCATTAGACGGAAAAAAAAACACAAATGATAGATTCACTATACTGTGCAAAGACGATAAAAGCAAAATAGATTATATATTTATAAATTGTTGAATACCCTTTGCGAAAATGGCTCAAAAGTTGCTTTAAGTCACAGGTTCAATTCGGCTTTCTTGCATTTTTGAATCCTTCGTTAAAATTCCTGCTCTGCCACTGCTTGAGTCTGGCATTGAAAGATAAACAAGACGGTCAACGAGTAGCGAGATTCTTCTACTCAATTAATTCGCAATGCAATGCTGAGATCTTAGCTTcctttttgatttattaaaaCAACACATTTGAGTTCTGTACACTGCATGTTTACTTACTTGACCTTACAGATCTATACTTATATTTTGAAGCCCAGAACAAGTAGTGCATGAAATTTAATGTACTTAGTATGCACATTAACCAGTAGAACCTCTCCAAATAGTAGTGATTCAAATTTCCACCAGAGAGCCATGGTTTGTGCTTTGAATTTCCTGTCACACTATTTACTATGGATACTATCGCCGAGCTAAGATAGTATCCTATGGCTAAAGAAGCCCATGATAGAGATGTTGCCAATGATCTCATACTAACCGGCGCTTCTGAGAAGCAGAATTCGAGAAGCCCTGCTAGAACGAAAAGATCGGCTGATCCAAGAAACAGGTACTGAAACGCGATCCAGAAGAAAGTTATGGGCAACGGTTTGGCAGAGTCTAGGAGGCCTGAGTCAGTAACTACACTTTTGCGCTTGATTTCAACAAGAGCTGCGATTGCCATGGCCACAATGGAGAGGAACAATCCGATACCAATGCGTTGGAGGTGAGATATGCCCATTTCTGTTTTGGTTACTCTACGAGCGAATGGGATGATGAAATGATCGTAAACTGGTGCTAGGATCATCATGAATACGACGGGGAAAATTGGGAGTGAAGCCGGTGGGACTTTTAAAGAGCCGACCTTTGTGTTCATTGTGGCTGCTTGCTGGACTGAGAATGTAGACAGTTGAGCAAGGCAGCAGTTGAGCATGATGGTGCAGGCAAAAAGCGGGAGGATTTTCATCACAATCTTGACTTCTTCTACTTGTTGTACTGAGCATTCTAGTGCACCACCACAAGCGGGTGTGTCTGAAACAGCCCGATTAAGAAAGCTAAGACTTGTTGATGGAGTCTCAATTGATTCTACATCTTTGCTTTTTGAATCTTGGCCATTTTCCTTGCCAGTCCGAATTGGAGGAGAAGGGCTTGAAGCCATACTTGCTATCGCACTAGTTGAGTTTCTTGATACACAAGAATTTAGCAAGGCCGCAATAAGAACCTACACATAAAAATCATCATTTTAGTCACTTAGAAAAGATATGAATCAAAGAGCACTTTGGTAAAGCACACTATAAAGTACATATAATCAGAGCGGATTCAGGATTTGAGCTCTATGGATTCAATCTTAAGGTTCTTAGCATGTAACccgttatatttttaaagttaagaTTAGTTCATAAACTACTATTTGTTGCATTATAGTGGGGATATTTACACATAAATTTTTGCTCTGATATCTTAATGCTGCATCCGTCCCTGAATATAATATGAAATAGATTATGAAAGATTAAGGTTTAGTGAAACTCTATACCTTGTTAATTGTTGTAAGAGGGCTTCCACAAGGTATCTTGTTCCTATAGAATGGCGAACCAGCAAGGAAGACTGGGATCGACAAAAATATGGCGAAAGTGGAAATTCCAAATCCCCATTGCCAACCCTTGTTGTCTTCCACCCAAACCACAAATGTTACAGCAATGAGAGCTCCAAAGGAGAGGCAGAAAACAAAGTAATTGAAGAAAGTTGATCTTTGCTTTCTTCCTTGTGGGGTTGCTTCATCAAGCTGTTGTGCACCGTGGGGTGGCAACGATCCCTTTATACCTCCTACACCTAATGCCACTAAGTAGAGCCCTATGAACAACATTGCAGCTTGTGTACCATGAACTTGTTCACACGGCACGCTGGGCGCTGCATGTAGGTCGCATGTTGGTGGCTTCAACGACGCAGAACGAGCCTGTATGGTGAGTACCACTAGCCCCTGTTGTGAAGCAAAGTTTTCAGGAAATATTTAGAAACTATCAATCAAATCTTTGTTAAGAAAAATGAAAATGATGCATGAATTATGCCTCTACATTTTATAATTTAAAACTTCTAGCTTTCTTTTCAAGATGCTGAAATAacatgcaatatatatatatatatatatatatatatatatatatatatattctttttttttttaatttaacatGATTTGGACCTGAGCAATTCACCTTACAAAATTCATTGATAAAGAGGTTTACGTTCTACACCTAAAGGCTAAACAAGACTCTCTTAAGTATTACATAGTATAATGTGCAATGTTGGTGCATCTTGAACTTGCAGGATAATAGTGCTAAAACTCAAGTAGGTCTAGGAAAAGAATGACCCTAAAAGAGTTTAAAGTTCACACATTAAAAAGTGAAGAAAACGTTCTGTAGCTGCCACTGGAATAAAGAGACAATCTCCTCCTTTAAGTCCACTTTTGACATTCCAAATTCTGGAACTAACCATACAGATTAAATCTAtcaaatttttattaaataaataccTAGCAACAGACAACAGTGGAATCTTTAGCATTAacactataaaaataaaaaaaaaataaaaaaaaaagagttttatGAGAAAAATATATATAGTACTGACCAAAATATGTTCACATGGCATGCAACAAAGACAATTTAGTAGGATTTAGTAAAGACAGGGCTAATATTCATCATTTGTAGCACTCCAAACAAATAGGCAAAGGCCATTAAAAAAACAAATCTAAGTTATTCTACTACACATTTCGACTTTTAATAGGTGTATAATCAAGCATTGATAAGTTGCTGTAGTGGCATTTTCCCTTTTGCCAAATGATATAAAATGTTTTCTGCGGGCATTTTCTCATAATGGAAAGTTCATGTCTATTTAAAGAAATAGATAGCACTGCCACATTACTAAAAACCAAACACCTGTTGCATTGGCCTTCTTAAAGTTACTATTTTTTAATCACCAGTTACGATTAATATTCCCATATAGGCTAACCATAAAAGGCAAAACCCTAATGCCATATGCCACTTGACATACCATTTATGCATAAACTTTTCTATTTTAAACAACCAAAACTTGTTCTTTAATTATGTATATTTTATCTTTTGGTACATTCTTGGAAAACTTTTTTTCTAAAAATAAACAGGCTtagttacaacaacaacaaacccattggaatcccacaagtagggtctggAGAAGGTAATGTGTATACAGACATTATCTCCACTTTATGAAAGTGAAAAAATTATTTCTGATcaaccctcggctcaagaacagTGAAAGAAAGCAATAACCAATCAATTACAACAACATAAAAGGTTGCGAAAAAGCCCATGGCAAAACTTGTAATAACAAGAACAAGGACTATGAGAATACAAGACTAGTGTCAATTATTGGCTTagttacaacaacaaaaaacccgtAAAATCTTACAAGTAGGGTCTAAAATAAACGAGCTTAGTTGTTTAAGAAAAAACTTAATGattattttatgatatttctTGTACTTGCATCATAGAGTCAACTTAACAAAATTGGGTATTAATTGCCACTAAACAAGCCACCAAAAAGGAAAGTCATGTCAATCAAAACTTGGGGTGGCCCTACCACCATCAACACGCAACAGAGTTACTCCCTTCGTTCCACAATAATTTATTAATTTGCTTTTATATTTTGATCTAAAATAAGTGTtcatttatataatcaagaaaaaatttaatttgtgttttCCAAAATTACCCTTATGTACGTATCCCAAAAAGTCTTTTACTCCTCACATAACTATACTGCAATATTTAATTAAGGGTAGTTTAGTCACACTAACTATTTTTATCTAAAATTTTGTATTTCCTTAATGGATGTGCCCAAGACAAATTGGTCATTTATTGTAGAACGGAGAGAGTAACAGAGTTATAGGACGACGACAACAAATCAAAAAGTCACACAACAGAACAAGAAAGGGAAAAAACAGAAAATAAATCTAACGAAGTGTGTATGTGAAGTAAGGGTGTTAATCGGGTTAGGCCAGCCCACTAACAACCCGGTTCGACCCGGTTCGACCCGGATCAGCCAGGTTCAGTTTGGCTAGGGTATGGGGTGTGTGCCGGAAGGGGTCGGGCCTTTTTTGGCTACCGGTGCATCGGAACCTGACTAGCCCGCTAACCCTTCCAGCCCGGTTTAtgttgtaattttttttaaaaacaattctGACTGTTGTCAatggtcaaaatcaaaaatgaCCGTTGGAAAACGGCCATTTTTAGCACTTTTAGCCATTTCGCCCTATCCCCTTACTAAAATAACCCCTCAAACCCTGATAATTGATAAATTACATTCTTAGCTTTTTAataactataaatagcccccctcTCGTCCCGAGAGATGGCGGTTAACCAGATAATAATCTTACTTGTCCCCAACAATAAAGTACCGGGCATTTTCGGGTTGCCCGGTTCTAATTCCATATGCATAATAGAATGAAAATCAAGACCCACGTTTTGGGGGTTTGGCTGGGCGAACTCTTCGTCATTTACATAACTACTATTATCCACAAATAAGCCTACACAGAAGGATGGCCATAACCTATTCAATGTGGTCGTGTATGTAATAGAATTCAATGGGAAGACCTCTTAGTTGGAAGGTTCGTCCGGATCTCTTCCTGGTTCAACCCACTCAATATCCGAGAGAGTGTAGGCTTTTGGCGTTCATTTTTTTCACAACTTACACTCTTcttctactctaattctctctcaattcccttgattattgaaTTACTTATTGCTCTCAAGTTCTCAATTAATTAATATTTCAAGTTTTATCAATTATTTATGGTAGCCACTACAAAATTACAATTATCAAGAGAAGCGTGGTTACCATTTTTGTTAGGTTCAAGTTAAATCATGCCTCGTGCTTCTAGAGTGCGTTCACATATTTGGGAACACTTTGAGGTggtagaagaaaataaaaaagttcGCAAAGTAGAGAACTGTGGTCGAGTCTTTAATGTTTATCGAAAGTGGAGGGGCACAACTGGTTTAAGGAGGCATATCAAGGGTTGTCTTGTGCGTCCTCCAGGAATTCATATTTAAGTTGATTTGAGATAATTTGGGTTATTTTGAATTTGTTAGACTTATTTTAAGTTTAATGTGTTAATTTATAAGACaagttaatttgaagtattattatgcAATGACAATATGAAAGGAAAGCCTTTGAAGTTTGATCCTTACCTATTGGTCTTATTAGATAATTTTATATAGCCActtaatttcaaatttcaaatttaaaactttaaagtttaaaagtttaattttatgccttaaaatacttattttattatttaaaagtttGTAAACACTTAAGTAACAATTACATTGAATAAGGAAACATAATACACACAAAAAAATTAATAAACCGGCCCGGTCCGAACCCGataagcccgaacccggacgggCCCACCAAAACTCGGAATATCCTAGCCCACTACTAACCCGGAATCCCAGCCCACTAACCAGCCCACCCCACTAATCGGACGGGCTGTTTTTTCCCATGTCCAGCCCACACCCATTATGTGAAGAggcaaaatctaaaatttaaacTTAATTAATTCAAGGTTCTGAGTCCTTCAAAATTATTTGTTCAAGACTGAGTATTACGCAACTGTTCAGGGCTTTCAATGCATTAATAGtatggtttataatgaaaatgttcTCAACACTAGCTACGCATATAAATGGAAGAAGAAAAGGACAACGTCAAATGTGAAAACCTAAGATGCCAATATATAACATGCCAAGAGTGTCAGCTTCTCGAATGTACATGTTATATATATGAAGCATCTGCCATGGCTGCTGATACGCTACTAGTTACTGGTTTGACTTTGAGGCAAACACTCGTCGTGTACCTTTAGACAAACAACTTGAATGCAGAGGCGGAGctaagatttaaagtttatgggttcGGAATTCTAATTCATTTAAGTTACTGAGTTTTTAGTTAATAATTTGTATACATTCAATAAGTTTCTTAAAACAAATAcaaagtttggaccaaagctacTGAGTTCGACGAACCCGTACCCCGCGTTCTAGCTCCACCCCTGATTCAATGCTAACAAACAATATTGTTACATTGCTTTTCCGACGGATATTTAGATGTTGTATTTATATGTTTGTCTTTTTCCTAATTGTTCCCTCATCTAATTCCAACAAATCCTTATCCCAAGCTCCCGCAAGTTAACGTAAATTCTTGACAAAGATTGTTCTGTAGGTGTAAAGACATCTGATGAATTCACATAATGTGTGGTTGAAATTTACCGTTTATAATTTCGGCGAAGGAATATTGCAATTTTATTAATATACTTATTCTCCTATCTTCGCCTTCCCCACTATTACTATTCATATGTGATCATATCCAATAGCGGGAGTTAAAATTTTCATTAAGGggtatcaaaatataaagaataaaTACACGAAGAAGTTAATTAAGGAGAGCCAACATATACTCCAAgtatatatggataaaaataaatttctcaacTACGCAGTATAATATTTCGGCGAAGAATTGTCGTTTGACACCCTTAACCTATCCAATCAAGAAAAAATGACTACTTGTAAATATTTTTCTTAGTCTATTGGCACAATATATATCACTGACCAACGTAAAGTGCGGGAGAAAAAATATACTTAAATACAAACCAAAAAAGGTTTTGTGTGAGTGTATGTTTTGATGTGAAAAAAGGCTTATTTTGGGTATGGGTCCCTGGAAATTGCAACACTCTAACTAAATACGCTGCATGAATGATgtggcgggggggggggggggactaaaATATTGTATCTAAAAATCAGATGTAATTTGACAAAATTAGACGACAAATGTTTTCATACTATAAACTGTGTTTTCCACGATGCCACAAACTTTATTTCACCAAATCGAATCATATCAAGTAGTTTCTTTTCGAGTCATGGCTCGTGGGATTTCTTTTGGAATTTTTTTAAAGAATAAGAATGACAAAGGAAAAGCTAAGCTCCATTATGGGGTCAATATTAATTTTCCTAATTTCTTCGTTAATAAGTTTGATGTTTGGTTTGATGGATGGGACtatgaggaaaaagaaaaagaagcagaCAGAgaagataaaaagaaaaaaaaagcaacCAATTCCTATGTATCTTTTAAGTCATACTAACAAAACTTTTGTAGCTGGAATCGATCAACTTGCTCACTTGCAAATTGGTTTCCCTATTGCAATTTTAAAACTGATCATTCACTATTTTTAGGATGCCATTCTTAATAACTAGTACTAGTATAGACTATCTCATTATTATGCTTGGGTTTGAGTCAGAGACGGATCGAAAATTTCAAGAAGATGTGTGTACTATTATGAAGAGGTGGATCTACAATTTATATTGACGGATTTTACTTTTGGCACTTATGAACCCACTatacttttgaaattataggttcaaaattattttattttttcaaattttagtaatttttacATATATATCTATACTAAGTGTGACCGTGTCGTGCACCCAATAATAATTGGTGCACCAATGGATCTTTTGAGCATGGGTGGACGCacatatatttaagtaattttgaaaaaatataacaTTATTATATATGGTACATGAAAAGAAGCATGAGTTCACGTGAATCCACGTATCGAAGAATGAATTATTTTTGGTAGACAACACTCGATTAATCAGAACTTCATAATACGACCAGACACTGAGAAAGAAAAAACTATTGCACTATGCAAATCTTTATTGTATGAAAATTCACTCAACAAAAAAAGAATTAGGAGGAAGTAATAGAAGAGGGAGTATTGGGAAAGAACAACATAGGAGTAAAAAAAAAACATAGTCATTCTTTACTTCAAAAGTAATTtgacttttttcctttttttttccttttgaaagTGCGACTACTATCATTTATAACGGTTCAATTAgtttaaaaatgaaaataaattaatatacaaGAAAGGGAAGATTCTGAAAAAATATACTAATACTACAAGACAAAAGAGAGTGAATGGGGTGCATAAAAAGTGTGGCTACGTTACTGCCTTTGATCACATTTCCCAACTCTCTTTAATTCAATATTGGCCAAAAATGCCATAGTTTCTGCTCATTTTACGCCTCACCAAATTAAAATCCACGTGCGTGCAGTTCAGTcagttataaatataaacattttTTTACAACATAGTAATACTATTTTTCAGTAGTAGGTTAGTTATCATTTTTTAAATATCTTACCAATTAATATTCATCATTAAAATGTACTTGCAATTACCTCACGGATTACTTaaatatgtaaatattttttacactATTAGTACATAAAAGAAGAAGAGTAGAACGGCGATGAACATATAGATGAAAGAAAAAACATAATGGGAAATAGAAATGAAAATTTACCAGAAATTCGATGAGTGCACTGATGAGATAGATGAAATAAGTAGTGCAGAAGGCATCAGATAAGAATCCACCAAGTAGTGCCAGTAGAAATGCTGTGCCCATAAAATTGGTCACAGAATTTGCTGATTTTGACGGTGAAAAATGCATATATTCCgacaagtagagcaccaaattgcTTGCATTTGCCagatatgccaagttctccagcACCTCCACAACTGTTATTTTTCATTACAACAAAATTCACGAATCAAAATTTCAAACATGCAAGAAAGGATAAAAAAGTACATCCAGGTGTATAAGGCATCTCGCGTACGTCTTGATGCCACCATCAATGACTAATTTCACGGCTCAAACCGAGATAACTTGATCGTTGCCCGGGGTTCCCTTCATTTCAAAcatgcaagaatgaaggaatatCTCTTTCTCAAAACCCCTTATAAAATTTCCAGAAAATAAGGAGTTTAGGCATATGAAAATGATTTTTACCCAAGACAAAGGAGGCAGCAAGTAAACCACCGTGTTTCTTAGTGAGAGCAGGCCTATTTTTCCAATCAACATAGCCATCCCAACTGCTTAATTGGGTTTGGCTCTCTGCTTCCTGCAACACAAAACAGAGTGATGAATATATTGAAAGGCTGAAAACAAAAAGGGTTAAAGGGAAAGAGAggagaaaaagagaaagaaagaagaaccCACCATTTTGTTTTCTTGAATTCCTTTTAGCTTTAATCTCAACTTGGATTTTAGGGGTTTAAGTTGAGAGTTAAAAAGACTGGAGGGATCTCTATGGAATACAGAGGAATGAGATAGAAACGAGAGTTATGAAAGGTGGGGCTATTTAAAGAGTTAGAAGAGAATGGTTTGGGAAAAAGCAAAGGCTAAAGGTCCTCCTCCTATAGGAGAATTTCAAGAAtttccatttttttcttttttttcttttcaaaattacaaatgtttttttttttttgaaaaatgatattgtatagccgctcttaaaataatagttgaaaatatatatatattttgtatatatatatattttgtatatatatacattctgtatgttatatacaaaaattatatatatattctatatacTTTTTTAGTTAcagaatataaataatttctggtACGtgctaaaaataataattttttatttatatttatgacACAATTCCTCTTTGGCACTCGAGCTTTTCTTCCTTTTTCACGGGGAATGAAAAGAAGAGAGATTGAGTGATGTTAGAATAAGGATTTGATTGGTTATAGAATAAGGatttgtttggtttggtttggtttgagggATGAGATGAGTAATCATGGTATAGAATTTGTTATGCTTTATTCGATATTTGATTGTATTTTGaattatgtataactaatacaccAATTGATGTCTTATTTTATACCCAGTATAACATGGAATAGTGATACATGAATTAATTAATACATAACTTAAATATCAAAAGATAAAACTACCCTTAATCTTTTCATCAACCTGTCATCAACGTCCTTTCAATTTTATTAAGTTTAAAAACAtatgcgcatttattaaattttaTCCTATATATTTCAAATTTAGTACAAAGAACtagattataaaaaataatttttgtaatATAATCTCTGCAATGTTAATTGTTACAATACTAATATATGTATTACAATATCTGCATAACTTTTTTCTTTTACCAAAAGACCCCTAAAGTTTAACTATATATTTTTGTGAGTCTCGCCTAATGTCCGATAATTGCATGGGAGCTCGACTAAATTCGGCTGGGTATTTTCCTTCCTTCCACCTTCTTTTTctgttttcttctttctttgttcttttttctttaaTTGTGTTGTTTGTGTTGGAGAGCTGAAATGAGTCAATACCTACCTTGTAGTTAGTGGCAATCGAACTCTCTCTATCCTCCAAATTTGAGTTATCTTTACGTAGATATAACACCGAAAGTACATTTGTTTAAATTTGTAGGTTTTActtagaaaagaaaagagaagaggATCTTATACTACTATTTTTCACTCACTTGACTTGGCAATTCCGATTCATTAGACTTAAGACTTTTGGAATAGTCAAAGTAAacaattttttatatattttttgttaggGCTTTTACCATTCGGTAGTCGAATCGGAGCATAAATTCTAAATTGATTATGTCATACGTCTCGTGAGGTTGGAATTGGTTCTTATATCATTCCATGCTCACAAATTTTTCGAATATATATTTTCTAGAATTTCAAAAACACAAAATGCA is a window from the Nicotiana tomentosiformis chromosome 10, ASM39032v3, whole genome shotgun sequence genome containing:
- the LOC104117969 gene encoding protein NRT1/ PTR FAMILY 4.6, whose translation is MEAESQTQLSSWDGYVDWKNRPALTKKHGGLLAASFVLVVEVLENLAYLANASNLVLYLSEYMHFSPSKSANSVTNFMGTAFLLALLGGFLSDAFCTTYFIYLISALIEFLGLVVLTIQARSASLKPPTCDLHAAPSVPCEQVHGTQAAMLFIGLYLVALGVGGIKGSLPPHGAQQLDEATPQGRKQRSTFFNYFVFCLSFGALIAVTFVVWVEDNKGWQWGFGISTFAIFLSIPVFLAGSPFYRNKIPCGSPLTTINKVLIAALLNSCVSRNSTSAIASMASSPSPPIRTGKENGQDSKSKDVESIETPSTSLSFLNRAVSDTPACGGALECSVQQVEEVKIVMKILPLFACTIMLNCCLAQLSTFSVQQAATMNTKVGSLKVPPASLPIFPVVFMMILAPVYDHFIIPFARRVTKTEMGISHLQRIGIGLFLSIVAMAIAALVEIKRKSVVTDSGLLDSAKPLPITFFWIAFQYLFLGSADLFVLAGLLEFCFSEAPVSMRSLATSLSWASLAIGYYLSSAIVSIVNSVTGNSKHKPWLSGGNLNHYYLERFYWLMCILSTLNFMHYLFWASKYKYRSVRSSK